From Cotesia glomerata isolate CgM1 linkage group LG2, MPM_Cglom_v2.3, whole genome shotgun sequence, a single genomic window includes:
- the LOC123259828 gene encoding uncharacterized protein LOC123259828 isoform X2 yields MWRKEVLMCCWCLALVSSSSSSSLSQSHTDLSTKEVVVEISVSTITSTPSTQSTPSTKPLKTTKATTVKRSMPTDSPMLNYIFDIHSTLNKHQHHRDNRWGPHFEGESQNVTAQAGATVILDCKISLLQGKTVSWIKRHDDGEKMTLLTYGQQTYTGDNRYSVEFQYPDNWRLKILNVNSSDEGQYECQISTHPPMTIYINLHINAPSVQIVDALGDQLRDKYYEADSTIELLCVVRHMAMQVQYSVVQWLHGNRILNYDTTRGGISVKTDLMDVGANSTLSIAKVGPADSGNYTCVLTTMPDQPATVHVHVLNESLAELHHGAANIITNNIVHIIILLLFIFINKCLIILR; encoded by the exons ATGTGGCGTAAAGAGGTCCTGATGTGCTGTTGGTGTCTCGCTCTGgtgtcgtcgtcgtcgtcgtcatCGTTATCCCAATCTCATACag atTTATCAACAAAGGAGGTAGTAGTTGAAATATCAGTATCAACTATTACATCAACTCCTTCAACTCAATCTACTCCATCAACTAAACCTTTAAAAACAACAAAAGCAACAACTGTAAAACGATCGATGCCAACAGACTCACCAATGTTGAACTACATATTTGATATTCACAGCACGCTAAATAAACATCAGCATCACCGAGATAATCGTTGGGGTCCTCACTTTGAGGGTGAAAGCCAGAATGTAACTGCTCAAGCTGGTGCAACGGTCATTTTAGACTGCAAAATATCTCTACTCCAAGGCAAAACT gTTTCATGGATAAAGAGACACGATGACGGTGAAAAGATGACACTATTGACATATGGTCAACAAACGTATACTGGTGACAACCGTTACTCTGTTGAGTTTCAGTATCCAGACAACTggcgattaaaaattttaaatgtcaatagtaGTGACGAAGGCCAATACGAGTGTCAAATAAGCACTCATCCACCAATGACCATTTATATCAATCTACATATTAATG caCCTTCAGTCCAAATAGTAGACGCTTTGGGTGACCAATTGAGAGACAAATACTATGAGGCTGACAGTACCATTGAATTATTGTGTGTTGTACGACACATGGCAATGCAAGTTCAGTACAGCGTGGTACAATGGCTCCATGGGAACCGTATCTTAAATTACGACACTACCAGAGGTGGTATTAG TGTAAAAACAGATTTGATGGACGTTGGAGCAAATTCAACTCTGAGTATAGCCAAAGTGGGACCAGCCGACAGCGGTAATTATACCTGTGTATTAACTACAATGCCCGATCAACCAGCAACTGTTCATGTTCACGTACTTAACg AAAGTCTAGCTGAATTGCATCATGGTGCagctaatataataacaaacaacattgttcatattattattttacttttgtttatttttattaataaatgtctGATTATACTGAgatga
- the LOC123259828 gene encoding uncharacterized protein LOC123259828 isoform X1, with product MWRKEVLMCCWCLALVSSSSSSSLSQSHTDLSTKEVVVEISVSTITSTPSTQSTPSTKPLKTTKATTVKRSMPTDSPMLNYIFDIHSTLNKHQHHRDNRWGPHFEGESQNVTAQAGATVILDCKISLLQGKTVSWIKRHDDGEKMTLLTYGQQTYTGDNRYSVEFQYPDNWRLKILNVNSSDEGQYECQISTHPPMTIYINLHINAPSVQIVDALGDQLRDKYYEADSTIELLCVVRHMAMQVQYSVVQWLHGNRILNYDTTRGGISVKTDLMDVGANSTLSIAKVGPADSGNYTCVLTTMPDQPATVHVHVLNGESLAELHHGAANIITNNIVHIIILLLFIFINKCLIILR from the exons ATGTGGCGTAAAGAGGTCCTGATGTGCTGTTGGTGTCTCGCTCTGgtgtcgtcgtcgtcgtcgtcatCGTTATCCCAATCTCATACag atTTATCAACAAAGGAGGTAGTAGTTGAAATATCAGTATCAACTATTACATCAACTCCTTCAACTCAATCTACTCCATCAACTAAACCTTTAAAAACAACAAAAGCAACAACTGTAAAACGATCGATGCCAACAGACTCACCAATGTTGAACTACATATTTGATATTCACAGCACGCTAAATAAACATCAGCATCACCGAGATAATCGTTGGGGTCCTCACTTTGAGGGTGAAAGCCAGAATGTAACTGCTCAAGCTGGTGCAACGGTCATTTTAGACTGCAAAATATCTCTACTCCAAGGCAAAACT gTTTCATGGATAAAGAGACACGATGACGGTGAAAAGATGACACTATTGACATATGGTCAACAAACGTATACTGGTGACAACCGTTACTCTGTTGAGTTTCAGTATCCAGACAACTggcgattaaaaattttaaatgtcaatagtaGTGACGAAGGCCAATACGAGTGTCAAATAAGCACTCATCCACCAATGACCATTTATATCAATCTACATATTAATG caCCTTCAGTCCAAATAGTAGACGCTTTGGGTGACCAATTGAGAGACAAATACTATGAGGCTGACAGTACCATTGAATTATTGTGTGTTGTACGACACATGGCAATGCAAGTTCAGTACAGCGTGGTACAATGGCTCCATGGGAACCGTATCTTAAATTACGACACTACCAGAGGTGGTATTAG TGTAAAAACAGATTTGATGGACGTTGGAGCAAATTCAACTCTGAGTATAGCCAAAGTGGGACCAGCCGACAGCGGTAATTATACCTGTGTATTAACTACAATGCCCGATCAACCAGCAACTGTTCATGTTCACGTACTTAACg GAGAAAGTCTAGCTGAATTGCATCATGGTGCagctaatataataacaaacaacattgttcatattattattttacttttgtttatttttattaataaatgtctGATTATACTGAgatga